From Pseudomonas sp. StFLB209, a single genomic window includes:
- a CDS encoding GMC family oxidoreductase — MANITNDEVDVVVVGLGWAGSLMSIELAQAGLKVRALERGEDRTNKDFAYPKPADQYAYGVRNKIMATPKDAAMTVRHNTSSMALPTRKWGAFEPGTGVGGSGLHWTGVLIRPTPTDIKLKTYADQAYKKGVLQDDMRIGDFPFSWEEIEPYLDKFDMICGLSGNTGNLRGQIMEGGDPFEGPRSNPYPLPALKDTLNCSMFADVARKLGYHPFPNPSANVSQAWTNPYGNQIAPCNYCGYCSKYPCLNYSKASPQTAVMDALNRMDNFDYKVNANVLKVELHPDGKTAKGVTYADADGNTVFQPAKIVVLAGFQFVNVRLMLLSGIGQPYDPVTETGTVGRNYAFLSNGNATLFFKDKFFNPFATAGATGQMFNDVSPGNFDGNAAGFIGGAKIHSSQATGAPIGTSLPAGTADWGKGWKEGMVDWYGHSMKVSITTTCMSYRDHYMDLDPNYKDRWGLPLARITFDWKQNELKLQQYLRKIVLDITKELGPDSYTESFLGMDSHWDLTKYVSTHNVGGAVMGDSPKTSALNRYLQSWDVHNVFVPGGNAFPQNFQANPTSMIGAITLYAAQAIKEQYLKNPGPLVQA, encoded by the coding sequence ATGGCAAACATTACCAATGACGAAGTCGATGTCGTCGTAGTCGGCCTGGGTTGGGCCGGTTCGTTGATGAGTATCGAGCTGGCCCAGGCGGGCCTCAAGGTCCGCGCCCTGGAGCGCGGCGAAGACCGTACCAACAAGGACTTCGCCTACCCCAAACCGGCTGACCAGTACGCCTACGGCGTGCGCAACAAGATCATGGCGACCCCCAAAGATGCGGCCATGACCGTACGCCACAACACCAGCAGCATGGCGCTGCCGACCCGCAAGTGGGGCGCCTTCGAACCGGGCACCGGCGTGGGCGGCTCGGGCCTGCACTGGACCGGCGTGCTGATTCGCCCGACGCCGACCGACATCAAGCTCAAGACCTACGCCGACCAGGCCTACAAAAAGGGCGTGTTGCAGGACGACATGCGCATCGGCGACTTCCCGTTCAGCTGGGAAGAGATCGAGCCGTACCTCGACAAATTCGACATGATCTGCGGCCTGTCGGGCAACACCGGCAACCTGCGCGGGCAGATCATGGAAGGCGGCGACCCGTTCGAAGGCCCGCGTTCCAACCCCTACCCGCTGCCGGCGCTGAAAGACACCCTGAACTGCTCGATGTTCGCCGACGTGGCGCGCAAGCTGGGTTACCACCCCTTCCCCAACCCGTCGGCCAACGTCTCCCAGGCGTGGACCAACCCGTACGGCAACCAGATCGCACCGTGCAACTACTGCGGCTATTGCAGTAAGTACCCGTGCCTGAACTACTCCAAGGCATCGCCGCAGACCGCCGTGATGGATGCGCTTAACCGCATGGACAACTTTGACTACAAGGTCAACGCCAACGTCCTGAAGGTCGAGCTGCACCCGGACGGCAAGACCGCCAAAGGCGTGACTTATGCCGACGCCGACGGCAACACTGTGTTCCAGCCAGCGAAAATCGTGGTGCTGGCGGGCTTTCAGTTCGTCAACGTGCGCCTGATGCTGCTCTCCGGTATCGGCCAGCCGTATGACCCGGTGACTGAAACCGGCACCGTGGGCCGCAACTACGCGTTCCTCAGCAACGGTAACGCGACGCTGTTCTTCAAAGACAAGTTCTTCAACCCGTTCGCCACCGCCGGTGCCACCGGGCAGATGTTCAACGACGTATCGCCGGGCAACTTCGACGGCAACGCGGCGGGCTTCATTGGCGGCGCCAAGATTCACAGCTCGCAAGCCACCGGCGCGCCTATCGGCACCTCGTTGCCGGCCGGCACCGCCGACTGGGGCAAGGGCTGGAAAGAAGGCATGGTCGACTGGTACGGCCACTCGATGAAGGTCAGCATCACCACCACTTGTATGTCGTACCGCGACCACTACATGGACCTGGACCCGAACTACAAGGACCGCTGGGGCCTGCCGCTGGCACGGATCACCTTCGACTGGAAACAGAACGAGCTGAAACTGCAGCAGTACCTGCGCAAGATCGTCCTGGACATCACCAAGGAACTCGGCCCCGACAGTTACACCGAGAGCTTCCTGGGCATGGACTCGCACTGGGACCTGACCAAGTACGTCTCGACCCACAACGTCGGTGGCGCAGTGATGGGCGACTCGCCCAAGACCAGCGCGCTGAACCGCTACCTGCAGAGCTGGGACGTGCACAACGTATTCGTGCCGGGCGGCAACGCTTTCCCGCAGAACTTCCAGGCCAACCCCACCTCCATGATCGGCGCCATCACCCTGTATGCAGCGCAGGCGATCAAGGAACAGTACCTGAAAAACCCCGGCCCGCTGGTGCAGGCATAA
- a CDS encoding transporter substrate-binding domain-containing protein encodes MNLQLSAITALLLGLSGLVQAQEPISHLDRVQQAGELAVCTTGDYKPYTYRRADGEYEGIDISMARSLAQSLGVKVKWVPTTWKTLMPDFLANKCDIGMGGISVTLERQKKAFFSDTLDVDGKIPLVRCVDQDKYQTIEQINQPAVRLIEPAGGTNEAFARAHLPKAQLAFHDNNTIFQQLLDKKADVMITDSSEALYQQKRLPGLCAVNPSRYMQYGEKAYLLPRGDADWKSYVDQWLHLSKATGAYQKVQSEWLALP; translated from the coding sequence ATGAATCTGCAATTGTCCGCAATCACTGCCCTGCTGTTGGGACTGTCCGGTCTGGTCCAGGCTCAAGAGCCGATCTCGCATCTGGACAGGGTCCAGCAGGCAGGCGAGCTGGCGGTGTGTACCACCGGCGACTACAAGCCTTACACCTATCGGCGCGCCGATGGCGAGTACGAAGGCATTGATATCAGCATGGCGCGCTCATTGGCGCAAAGCCTGGGCGTCAAGGTCAAATGGGTGCCGACCACCTGGAAGACCCTGATGCCGGACTTTCTCGCCAACAAGTGCGATATCGGCATGGGCGGGATCTCGGTGACGCTGGAGCGGCAGAAGAAGGCGTTCTTCAGCGACACCCTGGATGTGGACGGCAAGATCCCGCTGGTGCGCTGCGTCGATCAGGACAAGTACCAGACCATCGAGCAGATCAACCAGCCGGCGGTACGCCTGATCGAACCGGCCGGCGGCACCAATGAGGCATTTGCCCGCGCGCACCTGCCCAAGGCGCAACTGGCCTTCCACGACAACAACACCATCTTCCAGCAACTGCTGGATAAAAAAGCCGACGTGATGATTACCGACTCGTCCGAAGCGCTGTATCAGCAAAAGCGCTTGCCGGGCCTGTGCGCGGTGAACCCGTCGCGCTACATGCAGTACGGCGAAAAAGCCTACCTGCTACCGCGCGGTGATGCGGACTGGAAGAGCTATGTCGACCAATGGCTGCACCTGAGCAAGGCCACAGGGGCTTACCAGAAGGTGCAGAGCGAGTGGCTGGCGCTGCCCTGA
- a CDS encoding methyl-accepting chemotaxis protein, with the protein MDQAAGRQRQAVELVSTAFNEMVATANEVARACTTAAGSAESGQSRVAEGKQQIEMSTQHVNRLGRRLSESSQAMVELEEGSRSINQILGTIRAIAEQTNLLALNAAIEAARAGDQGRGFAVVADEVRALAKRTADSTGEIDQLLSTLGGKTQEVSQKMHSCLELSQASVASIESARDSFEGIQLSVNEIRDQNLQISTAAEEQHSVAEDINRHIQQIYDEARLVESLAHSAQTDSGRLSQLSDELNGLVGRFKS; encoded by the coding sequence ATGGATCAGGCGGCGGGCCGTCAGCGCCAGGCCGTTGAGCTGGTGTCCACGGCGTTCAACGAAATGGTCGCCACTGCCAACGAAGTCGCGCGGGCCTGCACCACGGCTGCCGGGTCGGCGGAGAGCGGGCAAAGCCGGGTGGCCGAAGGCAAGCAGCAGATCGAGATGAGCACCCAGCATGTCAATCGGCTGGGCCGACGCCTGAGTGAGTCGTCGCAGGCGATGGTCGAGCTTGAGGAAGGCAGCCGCAGCATCAACCAGATTCTCGGCACCATCCGTGCGATTGCCGAGCAGACCAACCTGCTGGCGCTGAACGCCGCGATCGAAGCCGCCCGTGCCGGTGATCAGGGTCGCGGCTTTGCCGTGGTGGCCGATGAAGTGCGCGCGCTGGCCAAGCGCACGGCGGACTCGACCGGCGAGATCGATCAGTTGCTTAGCACGTTGGGCGGCAAGACCCAGGAGGTTTCGCAGAAGATGCACAGTTGCCTGGAGCTGTCGCAGGCCAGCGTGGCATCGATTGAAAGTGCGCGCGACAGCTTTGAAGGTATTCAGTTGTCGGTCAACGAGATCCGTGACCAGAACCTGCAGATTTCCACCGCTGCCGAAGAGCAGCACAGTGTGGCTGAAGACATTAACCGGCATATCCAGCAGATCTACGACGAGGCAAGGCTGGTGGAAAGCCTGGCGCACTCGGCGCAGACCGACTCCGGCCGCTTGTCGCAGTTGTCTGATGAACTCAATGGACTGGTGGGGCGCTTCAAGTCCTGA
- a CDS encoding sensor domain-containing phosphodiesterase — protein sequence MQDEANASSAKPLHQHVLDAMACFEGIKDEMFDELIQMATVHFDVPIALISILEDSRQWFLAQSGMSVGQTPLIDSFCARAILTNDFFQITDVLSDRRFRDNPLVQGDPGIRFYAGYPLVTGDGVPLGMFCIIDTQPRDSLNAEQQTMLKQIAKVVMLRIRDLRETSYVDATIGLFNRLKFEKDVEAYRNRDEPLTVIAADMISPAFLNEIVKSLGYPFAAKVMLLLKDKLKAIIGERDLYKISPTRFGFMVPGNGDITDLIDQLSREIEQPIECSGIPLQPRAGLGMLRLCRGDWHEDWLRCLVSSADHARHKGKGWVYFEPELDRAQVRAFTLLSSLTIAVEREDQFFLEYQPKVDTHTGRMCGVEALLRWRHPELGLISPGEFIPLAEKTPLIGKISLWVAHHALEQVVVWKALGHDWPVSINVSAADMANSAFVEHLIGLLREKTIEPHLLELEFTEGALMISPQVTHRNLERIRDCGIHLAIDDFGTGYSNWTYLRTLPATTVKLDQSFMRDACINPKDRAVVISIIQLAQTIGYKVVAEGVETAELYELLKEWGCDQIQGYYIARPMGPQALLAWARQAQD from the coding sequence GGCCACCGTGCATTTCGATGTGCCGATTGCACTGATTTCGATTCTTGAAGACAGCCGCCAGTGGTTTCTGGCCCAGTCGGGCATGAGTGTCGGGCAGACTCCGTTGATCGACTCGTTCTGTGCGCGGGCTATCTTGACCAATGATTTTTTTCAGATCACTGATGTGCTCAGTGATCGGCGTTTTCGCGATAACCCGTTGGTACAGGGCGATCCGGGTATTCGCTTCTACGCGGGCTACCCATTGGTGACTGGCGATGGCGTGCCGCTGGGCATGTTCTGCATCATCGACACCCAGCCGCGTGACAGCCTCAATGCTGAGCAACAGACCATGCTCAAGCAAATAGCCAAAGTGGTCATGTTGCGCATCCGCGACTTGCGCGAAACCAGCTATGTTGACGCCACCATCGGCCTGTTCAACCGCCTCAAGTTCGAAAAAGACGTTGAGGCGTACCGCAACCGTGACGAGCCGCTGACGGTGATCGCTGCCGACATGATCTCGCCGGCGTTCCTCAATGAAATCGTCAAGTCGCTGGGCTACCCCTTTGCAGCCAAAGTGATGTTGCTGCTCAAGGACAAGCTCAAGGCCATCATTGGCGAGCGCGACCTGTACAAGATCAGCCCCACGCGCTTTGGCTTCATGGTGCCGGGCAACGGCGATATCACAGACTTGATCGATCAGCTTTCCAGAGAAATCGAGCAGCCGATCGAATGTTCCGGTATCCCTCTGCAACCGCGGGCCGGGTTGGGCATGTTACGGCTCTGCCGTGGCGACTGGCATGAAGACTGGCTGCGTTGTCTGGTCAGTTCGGCTGACCACGCCCGGCACAAGGGCAAGGGCTGGGTGTACTTCGAGCCAGAGCTGGATCGGGCCCAAGTGCGTGCGTTTACCTTGCTGAGTTCGTTGACCATCGCGGTAGAGCGTGAAGACCAGTTCTTTCTGGAATACCAGCCCAAAGTGGATACCCATACGGGCCGGATGTGTGGCGTCGAGGCGCTGCTGCGCTGGCGGCATCCGGAACTTGGTTTGATCAGCCCCGGTGAGTTCATCCCGCTGGCGGAAAAGACCCCGCTGATTGGCAAGATCAGTCTGTGGGTGGCGCATCATGCGCTGGAGCAAGTGGTTGTATGGAAGGCGCTGGGGCATGACTGGCCGGTGTCGATCAACGTCTCGGCCGCCGATATGGCCAACTCGGCCTTCGTCGAGCACTTGATCGGCTTGTTGCGTGAGAAAACCATTGAGCCGCATCTGCTGGAGCTTGAATTCACCGAAGGGGCATTGATGATCAGCCCGCAGGTGACTCACCGTAATCTGGAGCGCATCCGTGACTGCGGCATTCATCTGGCGATTGATGACTTCGGTACGGGCTACAGCAACTGGACTTATCTGAGAACCTTGCCGGCCACGACGGTGAAGCTGGATCAATCGTTCATGCGCGATGCATGCATCAACCCCAAGGACCGCGCAGTGGTGATCTCGATCATCCAGTTGGCGCAGACCATTGGCTACAAAGTGGTCGCAGAAGGGGTCGAAACCGCAGAATTGTACGAATTGCTCAAGGAATGGGGCTGCGACCAGATTCAGGGCTACTACATCGCCCGGCCGATGGGGCCGCAAGCGTTGCTTGCGTGGGCGCGGCAGGCGCAGGACTAG
- a CDS encoding gluconate 2-dehydrogenase subunit 3 family protein, translating to MLLNKPTSRRKFLLSSLIALPAMGVTVKGLSAAAAAEMIAPGLDTYAPTFFSPGEWAFVLAATDRLIPAEGRGPGALETNVPVFIDQQLASDLGSEIYLEGPFPANPPPTMGYQIPFTPQQIYRTAIKAVNAWCQEKHRDNFAVLDAPVQNDVLKKLQSGEVDFRAYGEDILKSKQFFGELLGHTKQGYLADPIYGGNKGMKAWIAIGFPGARASYVEWVTQHNVKYPLGPVSVSGQRG from the coding sequence ATGTTGTTAAACAAACCGACATCGCGAAGGAAGTTTCTGCTTTCCTCCCTGATTGCCTTGCCGGCAATGGGTGTGACCGTCAAAGGCCTGAGTGCCGCGGCCGCCGCAGAGATGATTGCCCCGGGCCTGGACACCTACGCCCCGACCTTTTTCAGCCCTGGCGAATGGGCATTCGTGCTCGCCGCCACCGACCGCCTGATCCCCGCCGAAGGCCGTGGCCCTGGCGCGCTGGAAACCAACGTACCGGTGTTCATCGACCAGCAACTGGCCAGTGACCTGGGCAGCGAGATCTATCTGGAAGGCCCGTTCCCGGCCAACCCGCCGCCAACCATGGGTTACCAGATCCCGTTCACCCCGCAGCAGATCTACCGCACGGCGATCAAGGCCGTGAACGCCTGGTGCCAGGAAAAACATCGCGACAACTTCGCGGTGCTGGATGCGCCGGTACAAAACGACGTGCTCAAAAAGCTGCAAAGCGGCGAAGTCGACTTCAGGGCCTATGGCGAGGACATCCTCAAGTCCAAGCAGTTTTTCGGTGAGCTGCTGGGCCACACCAAGCAGGGCTACCTGGCCGACCCGATCTACGGCGGCAACAAGGGCATGAAAGCGTGGATTGCCATCGGCTTCCCCGGTGCCCGCGCCAGCTACGTCGAATGGGTCACCCAGCACAACGTCAAGTACCCCCTCGGTCCGGTCAGTGTCAGCGGCCAGCGCGGCTGA
- a CDS encoding GGDEF domain-containing protein encodes MALDPTTMLVLSIALAASAALYLGIEWRSVRASSLLFWSLGFTTITVGCSLALLRNSGILIIGIWFANGLLVLAHWLFLLGVARFTEVRLSRVWYWLAGVWLAMLLLPEGPQWSKTMLLANSLLVSIVTLRASFLLRPHGLSLSVGAAQLRFVLLAHGLFYLCKGLSVFAPGTLVDLAALRGHVIQISLVEGVIAIMLLAVSMTGTERYQREKQIARLAARDPLTALYNRRAFEARAVRLLSDVSAARPGALLLIDIDNFKPVNDLHGHAAGDRLLVMLSEMIRALVPKGDLVARLGGDEFTILLSNASCESIEAISSALREQFQQAATDHFPTPLPVTLSVGANLFGEPPVSLTALIEQVDKALYDSKRSGRDALRIVDQTVGTQQTLQAQ; translated from the coding sequence ATGGCGCTCGATCCAACAACCATGTTGGTCCTTTCTATCGCGCTCGCAGCTTCTGCAGCACTCTATCTGGGCATTGAATGGCGCAGTGTCCGCGCTTCGTCGCTACTGTTCTGGAGCCTGGGTTTTACCACCATCACCGTCGGCTGTAGCCTGGCGTTGCTGCGCAACAGCGGCATCCTGATCATCGGCATCTGGTTCGCCAATGGCCTGCTGGTGCTGGCGCACTGGCTGTTCCTGCTCGGTGTGGCACGTTTCACGGAGGTCAGGCTGTCGCGGGTCTGGTATTGGCTGGCCGGGGTGTGGCTGGCCATGCTGTTATTACCTGAAGGGCCGCAGTGGTCGAAAACCATGCTGCTGGCCAACTCGCTGCTGGTCTCGATCGTGACCTTGCGGGCCAGTTTTCTGCTACGTCCGCATGGCCTTTCGTTGAGTGTCGGCGCGGCGCAACTGCGCTTTGTGCTGCTGGCCCATGGTCTGTTCTACCTGTGCAAAGGGCTGTCGGTGTTTGCGCCGGGCACGCTGGTCGATCTGGCGGCGTTGCGCGGTCATGTGATTCAGATTTCGCTGGTCGAGGGGGTGATCGCCATCATGCTGTTGGCGGTGTCGATGACCGGCACCGAGCGTTACCAGCGTGAAAAGCAGATCGCCCGGTTAGCCGCTCGCGACCCGCTTACCGCGCTGTATAACCGCCGCGCGTTCGAAGCCCGGGCGGTGCGTCTGCTCAGCGACGTTTCGGCTGCCAGACCAGGCGCCTTGCTGCTGATCGATATCGACAACTTTAAACCGGTCAATGACCTGCATGGCCATGCCGCGGGCGACCGGCTGCTGGTCATGCTCAGCGAGATGATCCGTGCGCTGGTGCCCAAAGGCGATCTGGTGGCGCGTCTGGGCGGGGATGAGTTCACGATCCTGCTGAGCAATGCGTCTTGCGAGTCCATCGAGGCCATCAGCAGTGCCTTGCGTGAGCAGTTTCAGCAGGCCGCGACAGACCACTTTCCGACACCGTTGCCGGTCACCTTGAGTGTGGGTGCCAACCTGTTCGGTGAGCCGCCGGTCAGCCTCACCGCGTTGATTGAGCAGGTGGACAAGGCGTTGTACGACTCCAAACGCAGCGGCCGCGATGCCTTGCGGATAGTCGATCAGACAGTCGGTACCCAGCAAACATTGCAGGCCCAGTGA
- a CDS encoding c-type cytochrome: protein MKSKSRSLLLTLVVLGVVLALLGWLVAGLLNRSGDATAQLTQPVTPELIKKGEYLARAGDCVACHTAHGGKEFAGGRGIESPIGTIYATNITPDKDTGIGGWTYGQFEQAVRRGINHDGTALYPAMPFPSYARTSDEDTQALYAYFMNGVAPVKQANKANDIPWPLSIRWPLAYWRTLFSPLPEDAAVSLKVSTDGKDPQIARGAYLVQGLGHCGSCHTPRALTMQERGLDEKSATYLAGGELNGWSVPSLRGMPHWTQEELVDYLGTGRNAKASVGGEMTDVIANSTSHMTDADLHAIAAYLKSLPASQATYQHDPQRSAATAAKLTAAKDLTLGERLYLDNCGACHFVAGEGASRVFPRLDGATIINADNPTALIHVILAGTTTPSTARAPAVLPMPGFAWRMDDSETAALVSFLRQGWSNNAGAVTANQVRDIRANLNAGHDTAKTTLEPSKPQH, encoded by the coding sequence GTGAAATCCAAATCCCGTTCCCTATTGCTCACCCTGGTGGTGCTGGGTGTGGTCCTGGCGCTGCTCGGCTGGCTGGTCGCAGGCTTGTTGAACCGCTCCGGTGATGCAACCGCGCAACTGACCCAGCCGGTCACCCCCGAGCTGATCAAGAAAGGTGAATACCTGGCCCGCGCCGGTGACTGTGTGGCCTGCCACACCGCCCACGGCGGCAAGGAGTTTGCCGGTGGCCGTGGCATCGAGTCACCGATCGGCACCATCTATGCCACCAACATCACGCCCGACAAAGACACCGGTATCGGTGGCTGGACCTACGGTCAGTTCGAGCAAGCGGTACGCCGTGGCATCAACCACGACGGCACGGCGCTGTACCCGGCGATGCCGTTCCCGTCCTATGCACGCACCAGCGATGAAGACACCCAGGCGCTGTATGCCTACTTCATGAATGGCGTGGCCCCGGTCAAACAGGCCAACAAGGCCAATGACATTCCGTGGCCGTTGTCGATCCGCTGGCCTCTGGCTTACTGGCGCACGCTGTTCTCGCCACTGCCGGAGGATGCCGCCGTGTCGCTCAAGGTATCGACCGATGGCAAAGACCCGCAGATCGCCCGCGGTGCCTACCTGGTGCAGGGCCTGGGCCACTGCGGCTCGTGCCACACGCCACGGGCACTGACCATGCAGGAGCGCGGCCTGGACGAGAAAAGCGCGACCTACCTGGCCGGTGGCGAACTCAATGGCTGGTCGGTGCCAAGCCTGCGCGGCATGCCGCACTGGACCCAGGAAGAGCTGGTTGATTACCTGGGCACTGGCCGCAACGCCAAGGCTTCGGTAGGCGGCGAGATGACCGACGTGATCGCCAACAGCACCTCGCACATGACCGACGCCGACCTGCACGCCATTGCCGCGTACCTCAAGTCGCTGCCAGCCAGCCAGGCCACCTACCAGCACGACCCGCAGCGTAGCGCGGCCACCGCGGCCAAGCTGACCGCTGCCAAGGACCTGACCCTGGGTGAGCGTCTGTATCTGGACAACTGCGGGGCTTGCCACTTCGTCGCCGGTGAAGGCGCATCGCGGGTGTTCCCGCGCCTGGACGGTGCGACCATCATCAATGCCGACAACCCGACCGCGTTGATCCACGTGATCCTGGCCGGCACCACCACCCCATCGACCGCCCGCGCCCCCGCCGTGCTGCCAATGCCAGGCTTCGCCTGGCGGATGGACGACAGCGAGACCGCCGCCCTGGTGAGCTTCCTGCGCCAGGGCTGGTCGAACAATGCAGGTGCCGTGACGGCCAATCAGGTGCGTGATATCCGCGCCAACCTGAATGCAGGTCACGATACGGCCAAGACGACCCTGGAACCGTCGAAGCCGCAGCACTGA